Below is a window of Impatiens glandulifera chromosome 2, dImpGla2.1, whole genome shotgun sequence DNA.
TGTTTATAAATGGTTTTATGGGACTATAacaatttactattttttttttaatatatgtttttgtcttttaaaaaaataataattaagttatatgatattatagttggttaataaattaaaaggttatggttcattttcatttaaataatcttaaatggAAGTGAATATTCTTGAagagttaaataataaattaaataaaaagagagagaaaagctctGGAGATTCAAAAGTCAGAATCGTCGTTCGTCGATTGAAGCACGAACACACGATTCATGAAATAAGTGACACTAACCCTAAATTTATTAGAATTGcatcaatatattttatggATGCTTTTTTCCTGATTGCGAGTGTCGATTAGTTCTCTAATCTTGGGTGTTTTCGGAAGGTTGTCTTTCGAAGCGATTTAGTCGTTAAATCTTTAGGGTTTCTGAATTGTCATGTTTTTGCATTTACTTTTCTTTATTATTGTATTCTTCTTTTCAACAATggaaaaaagaacaaaaataaggCGAAAGAAGTAAAAGAATTCGGAAAAATTAATGCAAGCAACAAAGTGATGGCTGAAACAAAGCAAAATCAGAGTTCTAAGAATGCTGAAATAGAGCAGAAACATAGTTCTGATAATGCTGAAATAGAACAGaagaaaaatagagaaaattttcaagaaaaaactaaaataacagAAAGTATTCAGGCAGAAGTCAACAAAGATGGAAAATGGAGGGTTGAATATAATGAAAGGGCTAATCTCTACGAACTAAAGAATCAAATTTCGAAATTGCTGTTTCAAGTGAAGAAATAAGAGATTGTTCTTAGTAAGGAAAAAACTCAATAGTTCATAGCCCAACTTAATATTCACTACCTTCAGAACTGTAATTTACTCAAATAAGAAGAATATGATAAGATAGTTAGTTGCTCTATAGAGACAATGCGGGAGCTAATGAAGTGCCCAAAAACCGAGAATTACACTATCAGAAGTAACTCTAGTTGGAAAGTAAATAAAGTCTGGAAGAAAAACACTGAACAAAAAGCTGAAAGAAGTACAATACAAAGACAAAATTTACTTAGGGGATTTTAAACCAAAGGTTGAGATTCTCAAATCtacttttgagtttaaattaccCCTTGAAGTTGAAGAGAAATGCATTAAAGAGTGAGAATATGTAGTTGTTGATAACTATATAGGAAAAAATCATGTATCTTTCCTGGTCACTAAGGATGCCTTGTTAAAGCAATGGGAGCACATTGGACTGGAAAATATATCTACAAATATCAATGATCTTTATTTCCTAAAGTTCAAGTAGGGAATAAATTTGGAGAATATTCTAAAGTTGGGGCATActtatgttgggtcaaactgCATGAAGCTAGAAAGATGGTCAAAAGGATTGAACCTACATAGCAAACCGAAAAAACGactcaaatttggttcaaactaaggaaaATTCCGGCTCATATGTACAATGCATAAGCACTTAGTCATTTTGCTAGTCTATTAAGAAAACCATTGTATATGGACCCAATCACGGAAGAAATAGAAGACATCACATATGCTAggataagcattgaagtgcaccCTAGAAGTACTTTACCAGCAAAAATGACAGTTATTGACAGAAGAGGTAAGCCTACAGTGATGGATATTTCATATGAATGGAGACCAAACAGATGTGCATTCTACAATACTTTTAAACATGTTAGTAATCAATGTGAAAAACAATTGAAGAATAACATGAAATCTTGAAAGTTTAGAAACAGGAGGATAGCCTAAAAGTTCAGGAGAAGAATGAGAAAACCTAGGAAAATGAAACTGAAGAATCAAGAACTGGAAAGCATATAAAGGAAACTAAAGATAAAGAAGCAGATGATGAAAATGTTGAGGATtcagaagaaggagaagatgaagaatcagataaagaagaagaattagatggtgaaaatgaagaagaattagaggaagaaaaatGTGAAGAATAGGGGATGAAAGTGATAGAGAAATAGTGAAGGAAAGTGAAGAGAAGACTATAAAAGTATATCGAAATAACTCAGGCCAAGTTGAAGTCATTGAATGCGCAGCTCACAAACAAACATCATCATATGCAATAGTTTAATcactaagggtgtgtttgataactctggaattggcattggaattagaattggagggtctaattccaattcttatgtttgttagacactttaatattaagaattggaattggaattggaattagaattccaatggaattcaatatagtgtaatttgatagttctcaattccaatctttttaggtcggaattgtaattccaaattaacacgtttttcacgtttttgacatgtttaacacatttttcacacattaaacatgtttaacatgtttttcacgctttggcatgtttaacaagtttttcacttatttggcacgtttaacacatttttgatacgtttaacacgtttttacatttttaatacgtttttaacacattaaatacgtttatcatgtttttggtactttaaacacgtttttgatatgtttaacatgtttttcacgtttttggcacgtttaatgcgttttggtatgtttaacacatttttggcatgtttaacacgtttgataaattttggcacatttatcacattttgacatgtttaatacgttttggcacatttaacacacctgtgacatgtttaaaacgtgttaaatatgccaaaaatgtgttaaacatgccaaaaacatgaaaaatatgttaaacgtgctaaaaatgtgttgaacttgtcaaaatgtgttaaacacaccaaaaacgttttaaacatgttaaaaatgtgttaaacgtgcaaaaaatgtgtaaaatgtgtcaaaacgtattaaacgtgttaaacatgtcaaaaacgtgccaaaaacgtgaaaaatgtgttaaacttattaaaacgtgtgaaaaatatgttaaacgtattaaaaatatcaaaaacgtgttaaatgtgccaaaaatgtgaagaatgtgtgaaaaacgtgttaaacgtgaaaatgtgtgaaaatgtgttaaacgtgctaaaatgtgaaaacgtgttaaaaatgtgtaaaacgtgttaaacatgccaaaaatgtgtttaacgtgccaaaaacgtgaaaaacatgttaaacgtgtgaaaaacgtgttaaacatgtcaaaaacgtgtcaaaacatgaaaatgtattaaacttgtcaaaacgtgtaaaaaacatgttaaacgtattaaaaatgtcaaaaacgtgttaaatataccaaaaacgtaaaaaaacatgttaaacgtgtgaaaatttgttttaagtgtgaaaacgtgttaaacatgtcaaaaatgtgttaaacgtgtaaaaaaatgtgttaaatatgtcaaaaacgtgtcaaatgtgttaaacatgtcaaaaacgtattaaacgtgccaaaaacgtgaaacatatttaagaagttaacattttgaaccgatattttattttacaaacataggaattgaaattgaattacaattttatcattttctcaaacataggaattggaaataaattacaattctataatttttccaaatataagaattgaattgtaatttaatgtcaattctcatggaattggaattagaattccatatgccaattccaattcccctcaTTAAACACACCCTAATAGTAAAGCCTAGAGCCAGCAAAACATGTGAGGATGAGACGTAAATATAATCGCTGGAATTCGAGGAATGCAAATTGTGTTTTAAGGAATGCAAATTGGGATTCTAAAGTAGAGTAAGAGTAGTCAAAGAGGAAGTTCACAACAAAATCGGAATTTTAAAACTGTAGGTCTTGTATGTTTTTGCTATTTTTTActgtaatttttgtttatttgtttccAATCAGATACTTTAGGGTCGTTGTTTGTCATTTTTAATCAAAGACAGAGATTTTAATAATCAGAtactcttttaaaatatattattgagtcttagaattttattattctaaaagaAGTTTAACCGAATATATTAggtaaaattttgatttataaataatttgaattttataattttacaccattaaaaaaatgaatatatatttattaattaaaaaatattataaatatcatttacttattatttttttattttagatttaattatatatatatattatatataattaatatttaaaaatacatatttatataaataataataacaatatataattaatatattttaaagttattatttcaatttttgatATGAGAAAATTTATAACTATCAACAATTTTAAGTTACTctcaattattatttagttgtctgttttttttagtttaataagtTGATCATGATTGGTGGTAAACTTAGATTTTAATTGttatatctattattattttaatttattaaattaatataatctcaatttttactattatcaatttaaaatgGTAAACTTAGATTTTCACTCTTAAATCTATTTAgaccaaattcaaattatttatttttgaatgaaaTTCTCTCTTTTAGCTTAGcgacaataagaggtggatattaacCTTAAGTTGCTGGGTTCGAGTCTGCAAGGCTCCGTGTCTgattggttaagtgtgtttgcgggctacatacttaatcggttatcccattttttatttttatttttaaataaaaaatacttaaaagaaaaaactcaacaaaaaaataattatattataatatgaataatgagtcataaaataattttttataaaaataaaacaaataaattacacTACATACTGCATGActatcttatataatattttaacttttgaaaaatcatttcTCACCCAAATTTCCCATTTAACTCTCTATTtctaatttttctattaattaaaatgaattataattttgcTTATAgtattgattttgaaatatttactaataatgtaaatttaaataattttataactttcactattattaatataattaatttgtaaatatataataataaagtgaattttataaaattaaattaatattttttttaattatattaaattttttttaatctcataataaattgataaataattaattttaaaccatactaaatttaatgaatattaaaaaaaataaaaaatgtacagaataatgttataaacaaaaagaaaatgttattaGTATAAAAGTTatgttgattttgaaaaaaagtgaggtgatttttatttattaatttaagaaaaaaacttaaaatgtgttattatgtttggttttatccatatattaatataatataatcatgACTAGAGATAATAccttttttctaattttgaaatttaattttaatatcatttcccCATCTCCACCttatttggatttaaaaaaaattactatattaaaaatttatattattattaaaataaatttaaaactttaatatattattaaaaataaacaaatttatttatattagtgtTAAAGactagaaatataaaataaggaaaaaaatcccaaattaagaatttaagatCTAAAATAGCATGTTGATTATAATAGTCAAActtaatatcatatttaattaacttaacaTATTTAAGTGGATTATAATGATCAAACTTAATAATGACTATCGTATTTAATTAACTTAGCATATTCAGATGAATTATAATAGGGAAACTTAATAATCATATCTtatcatatttaactaatttaacatatattatatatttaaaaaataataataaaatttctcatttataaacaataataaataatatttcaaaaccaaaccaatcgtaataaaataacaaaattaaatcctaattatataaattaaataaaaaaaataatttataaaattataataaataattttcaattaagtAGAATACTATTTCTTATTTGTATCAGGTGATCATTgaccatttaaaattaaaatataatttttatcaaaattaatatatttaacaacttaatatatctatttaagttttttaattaaataacatcctaaaataacatatttaactaacttatcatatttgtgttttaaaaaaaattaaaattaataaatcttaaaacaacaaaacaataGTTAGATTTTTTcacaataatattgtttttattttttattaaacacattttaaaataatttaatatatttaagttttagaaaatttaaattaataaatttaaaataacacatttgatatatttaaccaatttaataatttgtttttaaaagtacATAATTAATAATCCTAAAATAATAGGTTATCctttaataacatttatttgttCATAATATTTGTTCCTTATAAATAACAGGTTCAATCAAGTCCAATAAAAATCCAATTAATCAACAGTATATAATCATTTGAAttctttaacatatttaactattttttaaaattatttatttatatttaaataaaattttaatttaatatttttatacattttatatattgatttatataattatatatatatatatacaaatatttgtgtggtttaattttatctaatataagcttattaatttacaaatatatatatatatatatatatatatatatgtgagtttttaaataaatttatttcattatataatttagtttaagaAGTCAATAATtgcttatatatttttaacaggttatatatattgcaaatatttgtttttaaaaattattagtttatttaataaaataaagcaCAAAGTCCAATGACATTTATCTATCTCCAAGTCTTGTTCTATTTGCGtttagaataatttaattttttttttaattaatcatctTTAAATAATCAcaacatttatttcattaattaaaatattaaaatattttatattttaaattattatttttattttatttatatatatcaatacttttaagtctttttacctttaactgaaaaatgataaaaggtaaaaaaagagagaattttttttttattattttttcagttaaTGAAATTGAACCACCATTTCCTCTCAAATTCTATCTCACAAATTATCTCcctcaatatatattttgaatgagaTGAGCCAAATTTTTAAAAggtcaaaattattaaataaaaaaaatgttgagtAAAAATGGTGTTGCCAAAACAATAAGGTCTGATTCAGATTGAGTTATTACTCTAGTATGTATcacgtgcatttgcacgagtaataatataaaaaactgtgaaaaaaatattacggtaaaattttatgggcgggtcaacccacaatccgacccaagtatccatttactctcacatatatccaaattaaccacagctctcgacccgacaatccgaacactttaaaaattaagcatcattatatatatatagattagttagttaaaaaaattgaacttatattgttaaaatgtcacgcgtttatcaagcCTTGTTTGAGGAATGGGTTTTTTGGATTTTGTCTggattttatcaaaaaaacctttatttgataaaaagtaggaaaaaactggtttttaaaatttgaagactaatttGCCCCTTGACTTTAGAAGATATGGTATAGGTGATagaatgatggtttagagagagaagataaaattaaagggtaattttggtatttaaatgataaaattatttgatttgatggttgataagatgtttgagttttgagataaaaactgagttttatcccaaaaaccccTTCATCAAACGAGgctcaaattttgggttgaatttaaaatttaaagtgttattagcctagttggttaaaaagttatacttgttaggttgtaagttcgaatcatacctatagcatttttaattttatttttaaccgttttaagtttatggtcgggtcaacccacaatccgacccaaatatccatttactctcacatatatccaaattaaccataactttcgacccggcaatccggacaatttaaaaattaagcatcattatatatatattatatatagataacctaGAGGAGGAAAAtgaataatgattggtgataattttgagaatatgaaaatatttttggtaaaattatttaaaagatattaatatataataataaaataataatttaaaataaaaaatattttagtattttgagtAATGAATTAAGTAATGTGATTAATAAGAAGGAAAATGAAAATGTTTGAatggtttaaattatttaaataacccaacctAAACAAGTCTAAGATAATCATTTATTATTCCATGAATATCATGATACAACATCTCGATATACATGAAAAGAAAccaaagatttttatttttattttttatatttcagtacaattgtattaaatatataattcaaaagaTTGATACTCTACTAAGGAATGACCTAGGaaatttaaatagtttgatAACCATCATCTTCGTCGTCATCTTCTTTTGCTGCAATTTATGGCTAATTTATTCCTGTGTCGTCTTGCGTCAGTCAATACAGCTGCATTCCATACATGAAGtagctaatatatataaaatcaaacaagaaacagaaatttaaaatattctatttatttattaactaatttaaaaataatttgtgtagTTAGAGTGATGAACAAatgtgaataaatatatataaattaatttatgtaagAATATAAAGTTACATTTTTCttaaagttattattaaaattttaaaattcaaatacaaatacaaatacaatgttaattaataaactgTTATTCTTATTCCACTGTTTGACCAAGTCTATTtggaaataatataaattacttaaaaaaatgtttgattattttgaagaatacattttaattttaaaaatatattttaaaatatacaaataattttatctaacaaaccCTTGtctatagtttttttaaattagtttgatatgtatttttttttgaattttgtatACTACTCacttaatattttagtataactcttatgataaataaatatactacATTTAAgtattatgtaatatataaaatgagatgtaatgagtttattttaaaaaaaaatacataaattttaacacatgttataactttattataacttctttttaatataaaataaatattaattatttaaataaaacagcTCACTATGTGAATAAATACATACTATACATGGGAAATGACAGAAATTTATTTATggtagagaaagaaaaataaaatattgtgtacattaaatagatttatttatgtaatatattttaagatttctttcatattaaatggtaattaattaattaattaaaatttgttttcaacaataagaaattataataagCCACACTCTGTATGTATTATCTTCTGTCTCTCTCAAACCGCTTCCTTCAATTGCCGgagtatttttctttctctctctaagaatcTCATCTCATTTCTGTAATGGAGATCTTCAATGATTGTTCATGTAAGATGGGAGATTACATCGGTACTGAGAGCTGTGTCGATCTCGGAATCGAGATCGGTAACGATGAGAAGATCGGCGACGGCGTCGGCGTCGGCGGAGATGTTACGCGTCAGATATCGTCGGAGTTGAAGAGGAAggagaagacgaagaagaatTATCCGCCGCCGATTCCATTACTTGCTCGGACGGAGAATCTAGCGGCGCATATGCCATGGAATTTACGAAGGTATTATACTGACGATGGTAGATTGATTATTGAAAGAGAGAAAGTTCGTCATCATGAGTATTTTCAAGCTTATCGCTCCGGCGGACGGTTAACTCTTTGGTTAGTTCCTTTGGACGACGTCGTTTATCCGAATCAGCCTCCGTCGCCGGAGGCGGATGCGGTTACCGATGAGAAGGACGGTCAGGATGAAGTAAAAGATGATCCGACGGTTgagaacgatgatgatgatgatgggaaGTTGGTTATATCGGGAAGTCCGGCAGGGGGAGCGTGCTGTAATTTCAGCAGAGATTTTGAGACGACGTCGTTTTACAAGGTGCCATCGGTTAGGCCGGTTTATATATAAAACGGCAATTTCTTTTCTTCCAATTTTGcgggtttttttttaataagtttttgagTTTGTATGAGGATTGGATTTGTTTTTGTATGAgagtattttttttgaaatattatatttttaattttagaaagatAGTAATTACATATTTTGTTAATCTTGTTTTggaaaaaattagataaaaaaataatattttttggtaCAAATGATGTTACTTTttgatttttggtaaaaataaaatttacaagaTTTTTCAGAGATAATAATAGCTGTTTTTGGATAAGTCAaatgtaataaatgaaaaaaaaaaaaactttatggTAAGTGATTATATGAAATATTGACtaatcatttgaatttttttttaataagatcaAATAAAATCGGTTTATATGATTTTAAGGTAGTGATTTGCAAATTAAATATTGCATCAGTTTTTACCCTTAATATTGAAATAGACATTTTGCAATtgtaaatatttagtttttgtaataaaattgtGACATAGTGATGAGATTATTactttgataatattatttaagactGTTGTTGTGTATGGTATTTATGTTTTCTTATGTTGTTGTttgactatttttattttctgttcATATGAAAATTAATGACattataatttgtattgaattgtttttgttaagttgttTTTACCAAAATTtgacaatttttataaaaaccgTATATCAATAAAATTGTTTCATCCTTTCAAAACAAACCAAAAGAGCTTAAATGTTTAGAATTATATAGAGAACTTGATACTTTcaaacaatatattaatttaattagacaaTTGTTTTtggaaataataatttattattattcgtttaaaataatttatttaatataaatgctcaataataataaaaaagtctATACAATTTCATTTGAAAAGTTTGGAAACCCAAATTTGGAGTTGAATTtggatttgaaaaaataaatttatttaattattttgtctaagtgtttcatttatttatttatatatatatatatatatatattgattatagGAAAATAACATCATTCCACGTTAATGAATTtgtgattttaagaaaataacataatcTTAGGTTACAGTGAATTCGtgattatagaaaataatataatcctaatttataattaattttgtcaCTTAATTTACTTTAGTAAATTAAATGtctcatttaaatattaattttaattaaataatattatagaatatatctttttttatatatatatatatatatatatataataataaatttaacaagaatttataataatttcaagtgttaaaattcaaaactaacaacaatattaatttttttaaaataaacacaaatacataaaaaaaaaaaaaagagtacaTATCATATT
It encodes the following:
- the LOC124927985 gene encoding uncharacterized protein LOC124927985 — protein: MEIFNDCSCKMGDYIGTESCVDLGIEIGNDEKIGDGVGVGGDVTRQISSELKRKEKTKKNYPPPIPLLARTENLAAHMPWNLRRYYTDDGRLIIEREKVRHHEYFQAYRSGGRLTLWLVPLDDVVYPNQPPSPEADAVTDEKDGQDEVKDDPTVENDDDDDGKLVISGSPAGGACCNFSRDFETTSFYKVPSVRPVYI